A genomic segment from Cyprinus carpio isolate SPL01 chromosome A4, ASM1834038v1, whole genome shotgun sequence encodes:
- the LOC109082317 gene encoding sialic acid-binding Ig-like lectin 7 isoform X2, whose product MDIWTAEKIILLGFLLKGVCCRDFSISLPQNIQALSGSCVTIKCRFEIQEKYDKNLTERATGLWFKDGTDVNNNLVFNSSTSSQNSFMKGNITGKLKDKNCTTVFHDLRSNHSGQYYFRIEGEGELKWTYSETSVSIHVIDSPTKPTVQLYVEQKEVQDQEEVLEGRSVSLRCSAETLCSSPPPTLTWSSTPRIPLSESSRLEELISDLNFTATHRQHRVTFTCTITYQLQDKNKTAQTNITLHVQYAPKISPSSNCTRTDVTVCFCEADGNPSPELEWHLSGCPVTNSSNMFISEERLSSTGLRSSITFNQSLTHTSTLQCVSRNTHGTASHQFNLLHSTPQVSGKFYRH is encoded by the exons ATGGACATCTGGACAGCAGAGAAAATAATTCTTCTTGGTTTTCTGTTGAAAG gtgttTGCTGTAGAGATTTCAGCATCAGTCTGCCACAGAACATTCAAGCTCTCAGTGGATCCTGTGTGACCATAAAGTGCAGATTTGAGATTCaggaaaaatatgacaaaaacctCACTGAAAGAGCTACAGGACTGTGGTTCAAAGACGGGACTGATGTGAACAACAATCTAGTGTTTAACTCAAGCACATCAAGCCAGAACTCCTTCATGAAAGGGAATATAACTGGAAAATTAAAAGACAAGAACTGTACCACTGTTTTTCATGACCTCAGATCAAATCACAGTGGTCAATATTACTTCAGGATTGAGGGTGAAGGTGAACTGAAATGGACCTATTCAGAAACAAGTGTTTCAATTCATGTGATTG ACTCTCCCACCAAACCCACAGTGCAGCTGTATGTGGAGCAGAAGGAGGTGCAGGATCAGGAGGAGGTGTTGGAGGGGAGATCTGTGAGTCTGCGCTGCTCTGCTGAGactctctgctcctctcctccACCAACTCTCACATGGAGCTCCACTCCCAGAATCCCCCTCAGTGAGAGCAGCAGACTAGAGGAGCTCATCTCTGATCTGAACTTCACTGCTACTCACCGTCAGCACAGAGTCACTTTCACCTGCACTATAACCTACCAGCTACAGGACAAGAACAAAACAGCACAGACCAACATCACATTACATGTTCAGT ATGCCCCTAAAATCTCTCCATCCTCCAACTGTACCAGGACTGATgtaactgtgtgtttctgtgaggctGATGGGAATCCCTCTCCTGAACTGGAGTGGCATCTGTCTGGATGTCCTGTCACTAACTCTTCAAACATGTTCATCAGTGAAGAGCGATTGAGCAGCACAGGCTTGAGGAGCTCCATCACTTTtaatcagtctctcacacacacatccactctgCAGTGTGTCAGCAGAAACACTCATGGCACTGCAAGTCACCAGTTTAATTTGCTTCATTCCACTCCTCAGGTGTCAGGTAAATTTTATAGACATTAA
- the LOC109082317 gene encoding sialic acid-binding Ig-like lectin 7 isoform X1, with product MDIWTAEKIILLGFLLKGVCCRDFSISLPQNIQALSGSCVTIKCRFEIQEKYDKNLTERATGLWFKDGTDVNNNLVFNSSTSSQNSFMKGNITGKLKDKNCTTVFHDLRSNHSGQYYFRIEGEGELKWTYSETSVSIHVIDSPTKPTVQLYVEQKEVQDQEEVLEGRSVSLRCSAETLCSSPPPTLTWSSTPRIPLSESSRLEELISDLNFTATHRQHRVTFTCTITYQLQDKNKTAQTNITLHVQYAPKISPSSNCTRTDVTVCFCEADGNPSPELEWHLSGCPVTNSSNMFISEERLSSTGLRSSITFNQSLTHTSTLQCVSRNTHGTASHQFNLLHSTPQVSGKFYRH from the exons gtgttTGCTGTAGAGATTTCAGCATCAGTCTGCCACAGAACATTCAAGCTCTCAGTGGATCCTGTGTGACCATAAAGTGCAGATTTGAGATTCaggaaaaatatgacaaaaacctCACTGAAAGAGCTACAGGACTGTGGTTCAAAGACGGGACTGATGTGAACAACAATCTAGTGTTTAACTCAAGCACATCAAGCCAGAACTCCTTCATGAAAGGGAATATAACTGGAAAATTAAAAGACAAGAACTGTACCACTGTTTTTCATGACCTCAGATCAAATCACAGTGGTCAATATTACTTCAGGATTGAGGGTGAAGGTGAACTGAAATGGACCTATTCAGAAACAAGTGTTTCAATTCATGTGATTG ACTCTCCCACCAAACCCACAGTGCAGCTGTATGTGGAGCAGAAGGAGGTGCAGGATCAGGAGGAGGTGTTGGAGGGGAGATCTGTGAGTCTGCGCTGCTCTGCTGAGactctctgctcctctcctccACCAACTCTCACATGGAGCTCCACTCCCAGAATCCCCCTCAGTGAGAGCAGCAGACTAGAGGAGCTCATCTCTGATCTGAACTTCACTGCTACTCACCGTCAGCACAGAGTCACTTTCACCTGCACTATAACCTACCAGCTACAGGACAAGAACAAAACAGCACAGACCAACATCACATTACATGTTCAGT ATGCCCCTAAAATCTCTCCATCCTCCAACTGTACCAGGACTGATgtaactgtgtgtttctgtgaggctGATGGGAATCCCTCTCCTGAACTGGAGTGGCATCTGTCTGGATGTCCTGTCACTAACTCTTCAAACATGTTCATCAGTGAAGAGCGATTGAGCAGCACAGGCTTGAGGAGCTCCATCACTTTtaatcagtctctcacacacacatccactctgCAGTGTGTCAGCAGAAACACTCATGGCACTGCAAGTCACCAGTTTAATTTGCTTCATTCCACTCCTCAGGTGTCAGGTAAATTTTATAGACATTAA